The DNA sequence AAAAAGCAGGATTTCATTTCAATATTACTGAGGCTGAGCAGATACAGCAATTATAGAAAGTTGAGAATCGCTTCCGCCACCGCGTACGGTTTCTGCGACGGCAGGTCGTGGATGCCATCTTCAACGGTCTGGATCCTGGCTTGCGGCAGGTACTGCTCCAGAAAGCGGACCGTCTCCGCGGCCATCTCCCAGAATTCTGACCGTCCGCCGCGCAAATACAGGACCGGCGCCGCGATCCGTTTGGCCTCTTCTTCGAAGGGAGTCAGGGTTTCGTGCGAGCGCCCGATCCAATACCAGGCGGCCCGCTTAGCGGAGCGGGCGTTGAAGGAGATCTCCTTCCGCATCCTGCCCCGCTCGGCCTTGGTCATGGGCCAGCCTTCGGCGATCGTGTCCAAAGCGATTTCGTTGAGCCATCCGGCGCGGATCGCGCCGATCAGCGCGTCGCCGAGGACGGGATACTTCAGGATTTTTTCCAGCGGGCTGCCCGGAAGCGATTTCGGCCGGACGATTCCGCCTTCGATGCTGACGATTTTCCCGATCCGGTCCGGATAGCGGGCGGCCAGGTTGAAAGCGATCGTGCCCCCGTAGGATGCGCCGACGACATGCGCCTTTCCCAGGCGCAGGGACCGAATCCCTTTCGCGATCGCATCCGCCTGTTCGCCGATGGTATACCGGAAACCCGCGGCCGGCTTGTCGGAATCCCCCGCGCCGAGGGGATCCAGCGCGAACAGGCGGAAGCGCTCGGCGAGGATCGCCAGGACGGAATTCCAAACCCGGTAGGTCGAGTAGGATCCCGGAATCAGAATCAACGGGAATCCCGTTCCGGCTTCCACGTAATGAATCCATCGCGAATCGATTTCAACGAATCCGTCGTCGCCGAATTCGGCTTTCGCCATCAGGGCATGCGTAATCATGGCCGCGTACTGCCCCCTCCTTCCTCTCCGCTTGGGGTCACGACAGCCCGACCACCTTCCCGGTTTCCGGATCCAGATCGATGTCCATCATCGCCGGCCGGGTCGGCAGGCCCGGCATGGTTTTCATCGCCCCGCAGAGCGGGTAAAGGAATCCGGCACCAAGCGAAGCGCGCAGGTCGCGGATCGGCAGGCGCCAGCCCTTGGGCGCGCCTTTCAGCTTCGGATCGTGGCTCAGGCTGAGGTGGGTCTTGGCCATGCAGACCGGCAGGTGTCCGTATCCCAATCCCTCGTACAGGCCGATCTTCGACTCGGCCGCCGGAAGAAAATCCGCCCCGTCGGCGCCGTAGACCTGCTCGGCGAGGATCTCGATCTTTCTGCGGATCGACGCGTCCTCCGGATAGAGGAACCGCATCCGCGACGGGCGCGCGGCCGTTGCCGCGACCGCTTCCGCGAGCTCCAGCGCGCCGCGGCCGCCGAGCGCCCAGTTCCTGCAGTAAAAAGCCCCTTCGGCTCCGGCTTGTTCGGCCGCGCGGCGGACGATCCCCAGCTCCTCCTCGGAATCCGAGGAGAAGCAATTGACCGCCACCAGCACCGGTACGCCGAAGCGCCGCACGATCCCGATGTGCGCGGCCAAGTTGGCGCATCCCGCCTCGACCAGCGCCGGATTCGGTTCCCGGTAGGCGCGGTCCAGGGGGCGCCCGACCGGCACGGCGGGCCCGCCGCCGTGCATTTTCAACGCGCGCACCGTCGCCACCAAAACGACCGCGTCGGGAGCCAACCCCGACGCGCGGCACTTAATGTGGAAGAATTTCTCCATTCCCATGTCCGCGCCAAAGCCGGATTCGGTCACCGCATACTCGCCCAGGCGAAGCGCGATCCGGTCGGCCAGGATGGAGGAATTTCCGTGGGCGATGTTGCCGAACGGCCCGGCATGGACGAAGGCCGGGGTTCCTTCGAGGGTTTGCAGCAGGTTCGGCAAAAGCGCGTCTTTAAGCAGGACCGCCATCGCCCCCGCCGCCCCCAGGTCCTCCGCGGTCACCGGCTCGTCGGCACGGCTCCAGCCTGCGAGCATCCGCCCCAGCCGCTCGCGCAGGTCGGCCGGTGAGGAGGCCAAGGCGAGGATCGCCATCACCTCGCTGGCGGTGGAAATGTCGAACCCGGCCGGGCGGTCGTGGCCGCTTTCCTCTTCCCCAAGCCCGATCCGGATCCGGCGCAGCATCCGGTCGTTGGTGTCGATCACGCGGTTGACCGCGATCCGGTCCGGATCGAGGTCGAGCCGGAACAGCCGGCGCCGGTCGTCGCGGGACAGCCCGGCCGCGGTTTCGGCGTCGATCCCCAGCCGTTCCATCCGCTTGCGTTGCGAGCGGCTGAACACCCCTCCGGGGGCGAGCCGCGCGGCGAGCTTTTCGTCGTCGAAGGTATCCAGTTCGTGGAGCAAGCGGGCATCGACCGCCGCGGCCAACAGGTTGTTGGCCGCGGTGACGGCATGGGTGTCGCCGGTCAGGTGCAGGTTGACGTCCTCCATCGGGACGATCTGGCTGTATCCGCCGCCGGCCGCCCCGCCCTTCACCCCGAACGTCGGCCCGAGCGAGGGCTGGCGGATGCAGGCAAACGCCCGCTTCCCCAGGTGCGCGCCGAGCGCCTGCGCCAATCCGATCGTCAGGGTGGTCTTGCCCTCCCCCAGCGGCGTCGGCGTGATCGCCGTAACGTCGATGTATTTTCCCAGCGGGCGGTCCCGCAGGCGCTCCAGAATCTCCAGCCGGACCTTGGCCTTGTATTCCCCGTACGCCATCAGCTCCTCCGGCCGGATTCCAACCTCGCGGGCGATGCGGGCGATCGGCCGGAGCGACGCCCGCTGCGCGATTTCCAAATCGCACAGGACGGGATCCGACGGCTTGCGGACGTTCCTTGCCAAGGACCTCGCTGTTCGAGGGTTCGACGGACGTTTTCGGCCGCCGGATTTTGGGGGGGATTTTCTGCGCGGATCGGGCATAGGAAAAGTCGTCTGCCTTTTCTTTCCGTCGAAAGCGCCTCTCCATTATGGCACAATCCGAATCCGGCGGAAACCAAACGCGGCTTATGCGCGGCGAGGGCGGGCGGTTCCGGCATCCGTCCCGCGGCTCGGACTGGATGCCCGATCCGTCCGCTCGGGCATGACGAGCTCTCCCGGATGACCGTTAGGCGCATTCAAGCGGGACGAGCGCTCATAAACTCCTTGCCTCACGCCGTATAATCTATAGTATGGCGACCCTGCAGGAAACGCTGGATAGCTTCTCCACCGAAGCCGGGCTGGCGCAGCCGCAGGAGGGAGGAGCCGTGCGCTGCCTCGCTTGCGGCCACCGCTGTCTGGTCCGGCTCGGCAAACGCGGCGTTTGCCGCGTGCGGTTTAATCGCGGCGGAAAATTGTTCATGCCGTGGGGATACGTGGCCGGATTGCAGGCGGATCCGGTGGAGAAGAAGCCTTTCTACCACCTGCTCCCGGGCGCGGTCGCGCTCACCTTCGGGATGCTCGGCTGCAATTTCCACTGCTCCTTCTGCCAGAACTGGATTTCCTCGCAAGCCCTGCGCGATCCGATGTCGGAGGCGATGGGGCTGTCGATCCGGCGGGCGGCCCCGGAGGGCATCGCCGATGCGGCGGTCCGCTCGCGGGCCGAGGTGGTCGTATCCTCCTATAACGAGCCGCTGATCACGGCCGAATGGGCGGCGGCGGTCTTCCGCCAGGCCCGCGAACGCGGCTGCAAGACGGCGATCGTCTCCAACGGCTACGCCACCCCCGAAGCACTGGCTTACCTGCGCCCGCACCTGGACGGCATCAAAATCGACCTCAAGGCGATGCGCGACTCCACCTACCGCTCGCTCGGGGGCATGCTGAAAACCACGCTCGACACCATCCGATCCGCCCGCGAGGCGGGATTGTGGGTCGAGGTGGTCACCCTGCTAATCCCCGGTCTGAACGACGACCCGGCGGAATTGTGGGAGGCGGCGCGTTTTCTGGCCGGCGTCTCACCCGACATCCCTTGGCACGTGACCGCCTACCATCCGGACTACAAGTACGATTCCGCGCGCCCGACGAATGCCGCTGACCTGACTAAAGCCGCCGAGATCGGGCAGGAGGCTGGTCTGCGCTACGTGTACGCCGGGAACCTGCCCGGGATGGTCAAAGAACTCGAGGATACGCTGTGCCCAAAATGCCGCCATACGCTGATCCGCCGCCGAGGATATGCGATTTCGGAGTACCGAATCCGAGATGACGGAGCCTGCCCGGATTGTGGCGAAATCCTTGCGGGAATCTGGCGCGCTTCAAAGGGGGAAATCCCAAAAAACCGCGCTCCGCATCCGGTGGACGGATGAACTCCGCGGCGGATGTGTAACGCGGAACATGACAAACGTCACTAGGACGCAAACTGGAAAAAGTAGTATCATCGTAGTCGGAGTGCGAAATGCACTCTGAAATTCTCTCCTCCCTCCCTCTCCCTCCAAGGTGGTTGTAGTTGGGCCCGCGCTAGCGGGCCCAACTACTTAATCCGTGAGAGATTTTGATCCGTCCGTTAAGGGCGGCCGATCCGCCTGCGCGAAGACGCACTGGCCGGCGCACCCGACCCCTTATGGCAGAAGAAAATACGCGCGTTGGCTTTCCCTGCCGTATCCCTGTTCGAAAACGAAGTATAAATCTCGGGGGTCGGCGGGAACCTGGAAAACCAGCTGGCCGGTGATTCTTTCACCCCACCCAAGGGTAAAGTAATCCTCGAAAGGATCCTCCACCGCCCGGTCGGCCCAGTGGATGACTCCATACCTCCACCCTTCGAAGTCCCGAACGTAGAAATCCATGAAGCTGGTTAACTCCGCCTTCGCCTCGCCCCGGTTTGCCAATGTCAGATCGATGATGAGATACTTCATCCAATCATAAGGCGGAGACACCGGCCGGCGGCTATCGGGATCCAACAAGTCCTCCGGATACGGAAGCGCCTGGTTCAGGGTGATCTCCACAGATCGGACGAGTGCGGTCTCTCCCACCGGCAGGGGCTCGGCGAAGGTTTCCCCTTCAAACCGGCCGGGAGGCGGCGCCGACCGGGGCTGGGATCCCAGGTCGACGATCCATTCCTCGTATTCGAGCTGATCCACGTTGTAGCACGAGACCTTCCACGAGAATGCCTGTTCCTCTTCCGGCGTCTCGTAGCCCACCTTCCCGCGGATCCGTTCCCCCGGCGCCAAACCTCCGAACAGAACCGTCCCGTGCGCCTTGGTGATGGAAAACAACCCCAAGGGCATTTCCTCATCATGCCCATCCAAGAGGAAAAAGAAGAAGTAACCCGTGTCCACCGGCACGGACCCCAGGTTGACCAGCACGACTTCCACGGCGACGAATCGATTGCCGGGTTCGGGCTTGAAATACTCGCCGGGCGGGACATCCTCCCAGCCAAGCACCGTAACCGCGGTATCGCAGATCAGGAACGGCACGCCGATTCCAGGGGTTCCGGCGCGGATCGGCGTCGCCGCAGGCGTGCGGGTGGCGGTGGGGTTGCGGGAGGGCACGGTCGTGCCGGTGGGAGATGCTTGGCGAAGGGTTGCGGTTTCCTCGGCTTTGCGGGTTGCCGTGGCGACGAGCCGGTCTGCGGCGGAACACGCGAGCAAAAAGAAAAGCGCCGAGGCGCCGATCCACATAGACGGTATCGACGGCGTTCTTCCCGAGGATGGGTTCATGGTTATCCCCTTTCGCGTCCGCGCACAAACTCCGCTCTGCCGGGCGCCGAAGAATCCCATGCGCGGGCGTTCCTCTGCGCTCCTCGATTCCCGGCGGGGAACGGCTTCGGCTTACAGCTTCGAAAGCAGCTTTGCCTTTTTCTCCTGAAACTCCTGATCCGTGATCACCCCCTTCTGGCGCAGGGAATCCAATTGGGAAATCAGCGCCGGCACGTCGCCGCCCTCCGTCCGGATCCCCTCGCCGGATTCGAGTTGGGCCTTGGCGTTGACCATGGTGGTCTTGTAGAGGATCGGATTGCCGATGCGCTGGATTTTGTTTACGCCCAGTTCGCTGGCGGTGAGGATCTCGATATCGCCGTATCCGAGCAGACGGCCGAAGAACGACTGCGCGAGTTTGACGTCGTTCACCTTTTCCAGCGACGAATCGGCGACGTTCTTGCTGATCACGCCGGAAATCTGGATCACGCGGCGCGAGGTGATGACGTATTTTCGGTTGTACCAATACAGGAAATCGCGGGTGGTGCTGATCGCCGGAGCGATGAGGATCAAGAGCCCCAGCAATGCGAGCGGGCCGACGACCACCGCCAGAATAACGGTCAAGACAAGCACCACCAGCGTGAGGAGAATTTCGCTGATGGTCTCCACCAGCAGGACAAGCCAGTGCTGGCGGGCGACGAGCAAGATGGCCTCGTTTTTCCCAAGCAGGCTGTCGAGGTAGGCGTCGGTCATGGAATCCTCCCGGTGAAACGGATTATTGTCCTTGGATCGGGGCGAA is a window from the Anaerolineales bacterium genome containing:
- a CDS encoding alpha/beta hydrolase, whose amino-acid sequence is MAKAEFGDDGFVEIDSRWIHYVEAGTGFPLILIPGSYSTYRVWNSVLAILAERFRLFALDPLGAGDSDKPAAGFRYTIGEQADAIAKGIRSLRLGKAHVVGASYGGTIAFNLAARYPDRIGKIVSIEGGIVRPKSLPGSPLEKILKYPVLGDALIGAIRAGWLNEIALDTIAEGWPMTKAERGRMRKEISFNARSAKRAAWYWIGRSHETLTPFEEEAKRIAAPVLYLRGGRSEFWEMAAETVRFLEQYLPQARIQTVEDGIHDLPSQKPYAVAEAILNFL
- a CDS encoding formate--tetrahydrofolate ligase, with the translated sequence MPDPRRKSPPKSGGRKRPSNPRTARSLARNVRKPSDPVLCDLEIAQRASLRPIARIAREVGIRPEELMAYGEYKAKVRLEILERLRDRPLGKYIDVTAITPTPLGEGKTTLTIGLAQALGAHLGKRAFACIRQPSLGPTFGVKGGAAGGGYSQIVPMEDVNLHLTGDTHAVTAANNLLAAAVDARLLHELDTFDDEKLAARLAPGGVFSRSQRKRMERLGIDAETAAGLSRDDRRRLFRLDLDPDRIAVNRVIDTNDRMLRRIRIGLGEEESGHDRPAGFDISTASEVMAILALASSPADLRERLGRMLAGWSRADEPVTAEDLGAAGAMAVLLKDALLPNLLQTLEGTPAFVHAGPFGNIAHGNSSILADRIALRLGEYAVTESGFGADMGMEKFFHIKCRASGLAPDAVVLVATVRALKMHGGGPAVPVGRPLDRAYREPNPALVEAGCANLAAHIGIVRRFGVPVLVAVNCFSSDSEEELGIVRRAAEQAGAEGAFYCRNWALGGRGALELAEAVAATAARPSRMRFLYPEDASIRRKIEILAEQVYGADGADFLPAAESKIGLYEGLGYGHLPVCMAKTHLSLSHDPKLKGAPKGWRLPIRDLRASLGAGFLYPLCGAMKTMPGLPTRPAMMDIDLDPETGKVVGLS
- a CDS encoding PH domain-containing protein, which produces MTDAYLDSLLGKNEAILLVARQHWLVLLVETISEILLTLVVLVLTVILAVVVGPLALLGLLILIAPAISTTRDFLYWYNRKYVITSRRVIQISGVISKNVADSSLEKVNDVKLAQSFFGRLLGYGDIEILTASELGVNKIQRIGNPILYKTTMVNAKAQLESGEGIRTEGGDVPALISQLDSLRQKGVITDQEFQEKKAKLLSKL
- the amrS gene encoding AmmeMemoRadiSam system radical SAM enzyme, which encodes MATLQETLDSFSTEAGLAQPQEGGAVRCLACGHRCLVRLGKRGVCRVRFNRGGKLFMPWGYVAGLQADPVEKKPFYHLLPGAVALTFGMLGCNFHCSFCQNWISSQALRDPMSEAMGLSIRRAAPEGIADAAVRSRAEVVVSSYNEPLITAEWAAAVFRQARERGCKTAIVSNGYATPEALAYLRPHLDGIKIDLKAMRDSTYRSLGGMLKTTLDTIRSAREAGLWVEVVTLLIPGLNDDPAELWEAARFLAGVSPDIPWHVTAYHPDYKYDSARPTNAADLTKAAEIGQEAGLRYVYAGNLPGMVKELEDTLCPKCRHTLIRRRGYAISEYRIRDDGACPDCGEILAGIWRASKGEIPKNRAPHPVDG
- a CDS encoding DUF4352 domain-containing protein, whose translation is MNPSSGRTPSIPSMWIGASALFFLLACSAADRLVATATRKAEETATLRQASPTGTTVPSRNPTATRTPAATPIRAGTPGIGVPFLICDTAVTVLGWEDVPPGEYFKPEPGNRFVAVEVVLVNLGSVPVDTGYFFFFLLDGHDEEMPLGLFSITKAHGTVLFGGLAPGERIRGKVGYETPEEEQAFSWKVSCYNVDQLEYEEWIVDLGSQPRSAPPPGRFEGETFAEPLPVGETALVRSVEITLNQALPYPEDLLDPDSRRPVSPPYDWMKYLIIDLTLANRGEAKAELTSFMDFYVRDFEGWRYGVIHWADRAVEDPFEDYFTLGWGERITGQLVFQVPADPRDLYFVFEQGYGRESQRAYFLLP